One region of Lytechinus pictus isolate F3 Inbred chromosome 8, Lp3.0, whole genome shotgun sequence genomic DNA includes:
- the LOC129267022 gene encoding mucin-2-like gives MVVANTGETVTLLYDDACNSSQLSVNSTSTSNDLFTEQLSDSTTTPASTDSPLPTKTIDLFTEQLFDSTSTPASTDSPLPTKTIDLFTEQLFDSTSTPASTDSPLPTKTIDLFTEQLFDFTSTPASTESPLPTKTIDLSTEQLFDSTSTPASMESPLPTKTIDLVTEQLFDSTSTPASMESPLPTKTIDLFTEQLFDSTSTPASMESPLPTKTIDLFTEQLFDSTSTPASMESPLPTKTIDLVTEQLFDSTSTPASTESPLPTMTIDLFTEQLFDSTSTPASTESPLPTMTIDLVTEQLFDSTSTPASTESPLPTMTSDLVTEQLFDSTSTPPSTESPLPTMTIDLFTEQLFDSTSTPPSTESPLPTMTIDLVTEQLFDSTSTPASTESPLPTMTIDLFTEQLFDSTSTPASTESPLPTMTSDLVTEQLFDSTSTPASTESPLPTKTIDLFTEQLFDSTSTPASTESPLPTMTIDLVTEQLFDSTSTPASTESPLPTMTSDLVTEQLFDSTSTPPSTESPLPTMTIDLFTEQLFDSTSTPPSTESPLPTMTIDLVTEQLFDSTSTPASTESPLPTMTIDLFTEQLFDSTSTPASTESPLPTMTSDLVTEQLFDSTSTPASTESPLPTMTSDLVTEQLLDSTSTPASTESSLPTKATNVHTEQLFNSTSTPASTESYLTTLIKELRTEQLLNSTSAPASTESSLPTKTTNPHTEQLFDSTSTPASTESSLATKTKDPHTEQIFDFTSVPASTESSLPTKTQGIRTEQLLDSTSTPASTESYLTNLIKELRTDQLLNSTSRTASTKSSLTTLIKELRTEHLLNSTSASASTESSPPTKTTDLHTEQLFDSSSTPASTESYLTNLIKELRTDQLLNSTSRTASTKSSLTTLIKELRTEHLLNSTSASASTESYPPTKTTDLHTEQLFDSSSTPVSTESSLTTKTTDLHTEQLLDSTSTQASTKSYLTTLLNELRTEKPFDSTSTPGSTESYLTTKTKDPRTGQLLDSTSTPASTESSLHTKTKDPLGFKSTSVLFSSSVKLAPALIIVITSSIIVMVLA, from the coding sequence ATGGTGGTTGCTAATACTGGAGAGACTGTAACGTTACTCTACGATGATGCTTGCAACTCATCTCAACTCAGTGTCAATTCTACCTCAACCTCAAACGATCTCTTCACCGAACAACTATCGGATTCTACAACAACCCCAGCGTCGACAGACTCACCTCTCCCCACTAAGACAATTGATCTCTTCACCGAGCAACTATTTGATTCTACCTCAACCCCAGCGTCGACAGACTCACCTCTCCCCACTAAGACAATTGATCTCTTCACCGAACAACTATTTGATTCTACCTCAACCCCAGCGTCGACAGACTCACCTCTCCCCACTAAGACAATTGATCTCTTCACCGAACAACTATTCGATTTCACCTCAACCCCAGCGTCGACAGAATCACCTCTCCCCACTAAGACAATTGATCTCTCCACTGAACAACTATTCGATTCTACCTCAACTCCAGCGTCGATGGAATCACCTCTCCCCACTAAGACAATTGATCTCGTCACCGAACAACTATTCGATTCTACCTCAACTCCAGCGTCGATGGAATCACCTCTCCCCACTAAGACAATTGATCTCTTCACCGAACAACTATTCGATTCTACCTCAACCCCAGCGTCGATGGAATCACCTCTCCCCACTAAGACAATTGATCTCTTCACCGAACAACTATTCGATTCTACCTCAACTCCAGCGTCGATGGAATCACCTCTCCCCACTAAGACAATTGATCTCGTCACCGAACAACTATTTGATTCTACCTCAACCCCAGCGTCGACAGAATCACCTCTCCCCACTATGACAATTGATCTCTTCACTGAACAACTATTCGATTCTACCTCAACCCCAGCGTCGACAGAATCACCTCTCCCCACTATGACAATTGATCTCGTCACCGAACAACTATTCGATTCTACCTCAACCCCAGCGTCGACAGAATCACCTCTCCCCACTATGACAAGTGATCTCGTCACCGAACAACTATTTGATTCTACCTCAACTCCACCGTCGACAGAATCACCTCTCCCCACTATGACAATTGATCTCTTCACCGAACAACTATTTGATTCTACCTCAACTCCACCGTCGACAGAATCACCTCTCCCCACTATGACAATTGATCTCGTCACCGAACAACTATTTGATTCTACCTCAACCCCAGCGTCGACAGAATCACCTCTCCCCACTATGACAATTGATCTCTTCACTGAACAACTATTCGATTCTACCTCAACCCCAGCGTCGACAGAATCACCTCTCCCCACTATGACAAGTGATCTCGTCACCGAACAACTATTTGATTCTACCTCAACCCCAGCGTCGACAGAATCACCTCTCCCCACTAAGACAATTGATCTCTTCACTGAACAACTATTCGATTCTACCTCAACTCCAGCGTCGACAGAATCACCTCTCCCCACTATGACAATTGATCTCGTCACCGAACAACTATTCGATTCTACCTCAACCCCAGCGTCGACAGAATCACCTCTCCCCACTATGACAAGTGATCTCGTCACCGAACAACTATTTGATTCTACCTCAACTCCACCGTCGACAGAATCACCTCTCCCCACTATGACAATTGATCTCTTCACCGAACAACTATTTGATTCTACCTCAACTCCACCGTCGACAGAATCACCTCTCCCCACTATGACAATTGATCTCGTCACCGAACAACTATTTGATTCTACCTCAACCCCAGCGTCGACAGAATCACCTCTCCCCACTATGACAATTGATCTCTTCACTGAACAACTATTCGATTCTACCTCAACCCCAGCGTCGACAGAATCACCTCTCCCCACTATGACAAGTGATCTCGTCACCGAACAACTATTCGATTCTACCTCAACCCCAGCGTCGACAGAATCACCTCTCCCCACTATGACAAGTGATCTCGTCACCGAACAACTTTTGGATTCTACCTCAACCCCAGCGTCGACAGAATCATCTCTCCCTACTAAGGCAACGAATGTACACACCGAACAACTATTCAATTCTACCTCAACCCCAGCGTCAACAGAATCATATCTCACCACTCTGATAAAGGAGCTACGCACCGAACAGCTATTGAATTCTACATCAGCACCAGCGTCGACAGAATCATCACTCCCCACTAAAACAACGAATCCTCACACTGAACAACTATTCGATTCTACATCAACTCCAGCGTCGACAGAGTCATCTCTCGCCACTAAGACAAAGGATCCACACACCGAACAAATATTCGATTTTACATCAGTCCCAGCGTCGACAGAATCATCTCTCCCTACTAAGACACAGGGTATACGCACCGAACAACTACTCGATTCTACATCAACCCCAGCGTCGACTGAATCATACCTCACCAATCTGATAAAGGAGCTACGCACTGATCAGCTATTGAATTCTACATCAAGAACAGCGTCGACAAAATCATCTCTTACCACTCTGATAAAGGAGCTACGCACCGAACATTTATTGAATTCTACATCAGCATCAGCGTCGACAGAATCATCTCCCCCTACTAAGACAACGGATCTACACACCGAACAACTATTTGATTCTTCATCAACCCCAGCGTCAACTGAATCATACCTCACCAATCTGATAAAGGAGCTACGCACTGATCAGCTATTGAATTCTACATCAAGAACAGCGTCGACAAAATCATCTCTTACCACTCTGATAAAGGAGCTACGCACCGAACATTTATTGAATTCTACATCAGCATCAGCGTCGACAGAATCATATCCCCCTACTAAGACAACGGATCTTCACACCGAACAACTATTTGATTCTTCATCTACCCCAGTGTCGACTGAATCATCTCTCACCACTAAGACAACGGATCTACACACCGAACAACTACTTGATTCTACATCAACCCAAGCGTCgacaaaatcatatctcaccaCTCTGTTAAATGAGCTACGCACCGAAAAACCTTTCGATTCTACATCTACCCCAGGGTCGACAGAATCATATCTCACCACTAAGACAAAGGATCCACGCACCGGACAACTACTTGATTCTACATCGACACCAGCGTCGACAGAATCATCTCTTCACACTAAGACAAAGGATCCGCTCGGCTTTAAGTCTACATCTGTTCTATTTTCTTCATCAGTTAAACTTGCGCCTGCCCTAATAATTGTCATCACTAGTTCCATCATTGTAATGGTTCTCGCTTGA